One Castanea sativa cultivar Marrone di Chiusa Pesio chromosome 4, ASM4071231v1 DNA window includes the following coding sequences:
- the LOC142631113 gene encoding eukaryotic translation initiation factor 6-2 — protein MANRIQFENSCDVGVFSKLTNAYCLVAIGGSESFYSAFEAELADVIPVVKTSIAGTRIIGRLCAGNKNGLLLPHNTTDQELQHLRNSLPDQVVVQRIDERLSALGNCIACNDHVALTHTDLDRETEEMIADVLGVEVFRQTIAGNILVGSYCAFSNKGALVHPHTSVEDMNELATLLQVPVSAGSVNRGSEVIGAGLTVNDWTAFCGSDTTATELNVIETAFQLKPAQPSAIVDEMRKSLIDSYV, from the exons ATGGCCAACA gAATTCAATTTGAGAACTCATGTGATGTGGGTGTATTTTCAAAGCTCACCAATGCTTACTGTTTGGTTGCCATTGGCGGTTCTGAAAGCTTCTACAG TGCATTTGAGGCTGAGTTAGCCGATGTTATCCCTGTTGTTAAGACCTCCATTGCTGGCACTCGCATTATCGGACGCCTTTGTGCTG GCAACAAAAATGGGCTTCTATTGCCTCACAACACCACCGACCAAG AACTTCAGCACTTGAGAAACAGTCTTCCGGATCAAGTAGTTGTTCAACGCATAGATGAAAGACTTTCTGCTCTGGGGAATTGCATAGCATGCAATGATCATGTTGCTCTTACTCACACTGATCTTGATAGG GAAACTGAGGAGATGATAGCAGATGTTCTTGGAGTCGAAGTTTTTAGGCAGACAATTGCTGGTAATATTCTTGTGGGCAGTTATTGTGCCTTCTCAAACAAAGGTGCTCTG GTTCATCCCCATACATCTGTTGAAGACATGAATGAACTTGCAACACTTCTTCAGGTTCCTGTGTCTGCTGGGAGTGTGAACCGTGGTAGTGAGGTGATAGGTGCTGGCTTGACAGTGAATGATTGGACAGCATTTTGTGGTTCAGATACCACAGCAACAGAACTCAATGTTATTGAAACTGCTTTCCAATTGAAGCCAGCCCAGCCTAGTGCCATTGTGGATGAGATGAGGAAATCATTGATCGACAGCTACGTTTGA